A window from Rana temporaria chromosome 8, aRanTem1.1, whole genome shotgun sequence encodes these proteins:
- the LOC120910110 gene encoding gastrula zinc finger protein XlCGF26.1-like, with translation MEEGEMIMESKQEESSLHKDTSGLCVRNISEERLMSSPDYNSKSNDVTQHFPGEIVIPQNTRRSMDPSNPQESSDVSHDVTPDIHPSNPKESFRSQEGVHTGERLLLCSVCGKSFTKNRNLLRHQRVHTGERPHSCSECGKCFIDKPRLIRHRRSHTGERPYSCSECGKCFTEKGDLLRHQRIHTGERPFSCPECGKCFTRKRSLVTHRKIHSGEHPYSCPECGKCYIQKGDFLRHQKSHTSKGPHLCSECGKTFTLKKNLLTHQKIHTGERPFSCPECGKCFIQKASLLTHQRYHTGVRPFSCSQCGKCFTERGSLLRHERIHTGEHPYSCLECGKGFKIKAELLKHQKIHTGEHPYSCPECGKCFHEKGELIKHQRSHTGEGPYSCSECGKCFSLKGNLQTHQRIHTGERPYSCSECGNCFSQKASLLRHRRYHTGERPYPCLECGKCFTEKISLVRHQRTHTGERP, from the exons atggaggagggggagatgattaTGGAAAGTAAACAGGAGGAATCTTCTCTACATAAGGACACAA GTGGTCTCTGTGTCCGGAACATCTCTGAGGAACGTCTGATGTCATCTCCAGACTATAACTCAAAATCGAATGATGTCACTCAACACTTTCCAGGAGAAATTGTCATTCCTCAGAATACACGGAGATCGATGGATCCCTCTAATCCTCAGGAGTCCTCTGATGTATCACATGATGTGACTCCAGATATCCATCCATCAAACCCCAAGGAATCTTTCCGAAGCCAAGAAGGAGTTCACACAGGAGAGCGCTTATTGTTATGTTCggtgtgcgggaaatctttcactaaaAACAGAAACCTTCTTAGACATCAGAGAGttcacacgggcgagcgtccccattcatgttcagagtgcgggaaatgtttcatagACAAACCACGGCTAATTCGACACAGAAGAAGTCACACAGGGGAGCGTCCctattcgtgttcagagtgcggaaaatgCTTCACTGAGAAAGGGGACCTTCttagacaccagagaattcacacaggtgaacgTCCTTTTTCGtgtccagagtgcgggaaatgttttactcgGAAAAGAAGCCTTGTCACACACAGGAAAATTCACTCCGGGGAGCATCCCTATTCATgtccagagtgtgggaaatgttacaTTCAGAAAGGAGACTTTCTTAGACATCAGAAAAGTCACACTAGTAAGGGTCCTCAtttatgttcagagtgtgggaaaactTTCACTCTCAAAAAAAACCTTCTTAcacaccagaaaattcacacgggtgagcgtcccttttcctgccccgagtgcgggaaatgtttcattcaGAAAGCAAGCCTTCTTACGCACCAGAGATATCACACCGGTGTACGCCCTTTCTCATGTTcacagtgcgggaaatgtttcaccgAGAGAGGAAGCCTTCTTAGACAcgagagaattcacacgggtgaacaTCCCTATTCATGTTTAGAGTGTGGGAAAGGTTTCAAGATTAAAGCAGAGCTTCTAAAGCATCAGAAAATCCACACTGGTGAACATCCCTATTCTTGTccagagtgcggaaaatgtttccaCGAGAAAGGAGAACTTATTAAACATCAGCGAAGTCATACTGGTGAGGgtccttattcatgttccgagtgtggaaaatgtttctcTCTCAAAGGAAACCTTCAaacacaccagagaattcacacgggtgagcgtccctatTCGTGTTCGGAGTGCGGGAATTGTTTCAGTCAGAAAGCGAGCCTTCTTAGACATCGGAGATATCACACAGGCGAACGTCCCTATCCATGTttggagtgcgggaaatgtttcactgagAAAATAAGCCTTGTTAGacaccagagaactcacacaggTGAACGTCCCTAA